GATCGGGCAGGCGGTTGTGGATGTGCGCGTGATGGAGCATGGGGTCGAAGGGTTCCCAGTCAGCCAACGCGAGGTCCGCTGCGGACGGAATTGCGGCGTGAGCGGAACAGCGCTGCATGCGCCAGCGCAGTTGCTCGGCGTAGGGCAGGGCCGAGAGGTCATATAGGGCCATGACCTCGCAGGGCAAAGCAAGTTGCCCCCTTCCGGCCGTCGCTGGTACCAGCGTCCAGACGCCCACCGGGGTTTCCCCCGGGGGGAGGAGCCTCTGCGTACAACGGTCGCGGCGCCGTGTCTGTGCCACGCACTGGATTTCGTCCACTGGGTGCGCAGCAAGGTAGCGGACGTACAGGAGCTGCACGACGGGCCTGGCGGGTCGACAGGCGGCCGGTTGCGCCGTTGGTCGACTCGGAGGGGCGCCGGGGGTGAACGCACCGCTGTTGATCAAACGGCGCGTGTTCAGAGCCAGCACGCGCCGTAGCCCATCCAACTCGGATGTTTCGGGCAGAGCTTCACGAGCGGGACAGACATGGGCATGCGCCAGGCGACACCACGCACTGCCGTCGCCAGCCGGATGCGCGACACCGGAGCTGACGTGCCAGCGGTGGGCTGAGGGCACCTTCACCGCGGACACCTCCCGAGGATGCAGGCAAACGGGCCGCGCAAAGCTGCGCTCGTACCACTCGACCGGGTTGCCGCACTCTCGGCAGCGATCTCGCTGAGCGCAGCGCAGGAGCCGACTGGGACTGTCGTGCTCGACACGCAGTGAGCGTCGGAAGTGAGAGACAGCGGGACTGCCGTCCCGGTGCCACGGTGTGGATGAACAACGCATGCGCGTGAAGGTGCCAGTCAACACGCCGCATCGGTGGCGTCGAGGCCGGAAGGTAGCTCGAACAGCCCCATCTCGTGAAACACACATGCGAGACGCCGAACAGAGGTTCGCGTCGTGTCGCCGGTCCGGGTGATTGGCGCAGGCCCTCCCAGTCAGAGGTCAGCGTCGGTCGACCCCGGAGGCTCGTGCCCCTCACACAGCGTTCCGAAGAGTTCGTCCAGCGGCGTGTTCAGCGCATGGGCGAGTGCATGCCAGGTCTTGAGCGTGCCCAGGGTTCGTCCCTGCTCAATCTCAATGAGGGTCCTTCTGGCCAGGCCGCTTCGAGCAGCGAGTTCGTCATAGCTCCAGCCCTGCGCCGCCCGCAGCCGCGCAAGCTCCAGACGCAGCGCCTCGAAATCGGGGTCGGGCGGGAAGATCGTCACCCGACAATCCGACGGTGCAGACTCCTGCCCTGTCAGTGCAGACCTCTGCCCTATTTTCGCTGATAGAGGTAGCGGAGGGAGGGCAGAGGTCTGCACTACCGTGGGCGGGCCACCCCACTCCTCTGCGGGTCCGGCGCAGATACGACGGGAGGAACACGCCCCCTATGAGGCTTTGCACGGCACGACCCGGCGTCCGACGCGCCTGGACCGTGGAACTGCGCCCGGAGCCCGGCGGACCGATCCTCGTATGCCAGCAGTGCTCCCACAGTGGGCGACTCCTCGGCGGCACTTCCGCTCGGTCGGAGCTCCTGGCCCACCTCGCAGGACACGCTCGACGCGATCTCCTCCCCACGCACCTTCGGACCTGCCAGTGCCACGAACGCGGCTGCAATTGGCACCCGCGCCATCGAGGCTGTGGTGGACCCATCCGGCTCGTGGTAGCACGCGAGCGAGGCGGACGACTCTGGCGCCTTGCTGACATGTGCACGGCCTGTGCCGCCGCCACGTCTCAAGCGGCCGTCGTTCCGGACACATTGATCAACGCACCGGCAGCACCATCAGCGCATGTGGGCGTCTATCGAAAGCGCCGCAGCCCCAGAGGCCCGGACGCGCAAACCCGGGTCCGGGAGATGCTCAGCTACCTCTCCTCTGCCCTGCCGGCCGAGACCGGAGCCGCCGCCCGTCTGATCGCCCTGCAATGCGCTTTGCGTATGAACGACTCAGCGCAAGTACGCTTGCCGCTCGGAGTCTTGCGCAGCCTTTGCCTGGAACCTGCCAGGGATTCTTGGCGGGAGCTCCACCAGGCACGCTGGCTCTACACAACCCCGCCCGCGTCGTGCGCCGATGCAGGCGCTGTTGTCCAACTCCTCGACGTCGGGCTCTTCGCCCAGTGCCCAGCCCGCCCTGACCGGCTCGTCGCCGCAGACTGGGCGATGCGCGCCGCCTGCCGCGTCCGTAGGGGCTGCGCCCCGCTTCCTCGTCTGATCACCATGTGCCTCACGGCTCATACGACCCCGGAGAACATCCGCGGAATAGCCGAAGTGGATCGCCTGGCACGGGAGTGCGGGCTGGCCACAACGGAGTTCGTGAATGCACTTGACCGATTGGCGGTCGCAGGGCAAATCGGCTCGTGGAGTGTCCACTCGGCGTCGGGAGATCTACACTGGACTTTGGCAGAACCCAGCAAGAATGGGTCGGGCGCGGCCCGCCGGTGACCGAAGGACTTCGACAACTCACGCGGATCAACGGTGATATAGCGAGAAAGGCGTCGGGGCATCATCCTCGCTGTCAACGGTGAAGCAGGGACCTGGTGGACTAACGTCCAATCCCCATCGTCCGCTGCTGAATCGTCCGTTAGGCGATTTTCTCGGCGCTTGAAGCGTTCATGCGCCAGGCCGCGAATGGTGAGGTGACGTCGAGGTATTCGGCCATCTATTCATCGGTCGTGTGCCACGAAGCTGCGCCGATCGCCGCCGTCATGGGAATGAGTAGTTGCCGCAGAGCCCTGTCCTGCTTCTCCTGGAGCACCAGCTCCGGACCGACGTCGCGGCACTCACCCTCAGCGAACAGGATGCCTTCGAATTCACGCTCCACGAGAAGGTGTCACAACTCGTGCACGAGATTGCACCGTCTGAAGTGTGCGCGGAGGTCTCCACGATGAGCCGCGCGCCGTCCCAACCGGCACCAACGCGGCTGACCGCGCCTCATGGCGTTGCGAGGTGAAACAGACCAATGCCTCGGTCGGGCATCCACTATCGACGAGGTCACGCAACGCATACGCTGGGAGGCCGTACGCAGCCGTCAGCCGCTGAAGGTCGAGCCAGACGTGCGGTCCAGCACCAATCTCATCGCGGACCTCAAGGGCGAGGTCATACAGAGCCTTCTTCTCGGTCCACCGCTGGCCGCGTGTCACCTAGAACGGGCTTGCCGGTCGGAGGTGAACCGACGATTGCCGAGAACCGACCGCCCGACTGGCCACCGACGAGCCACGTCATGGAGATGATCAAAGATCGCACGCCTGACGAGGGAAGAGGCGAGGAAGACGCGAGTGAGGGCTACCTCCGACGAAACGTCCCGACGCGCCGCTCAGGTTCTACGGCTGACATCCGGACATGTCCACGCCCGCATAAGCCGCGTTCAACAAGAACCTGCTGCACGTGCTGAACCACGAACTGAACGCGGACTTCGACCCCGATGCCTTCGACCACGTGGCGGTGTGGAACAGCACGGAAAGTCACATCGAGATGAGGCTCCGCAGCCGGGTCGCACAGCTCGTCAAGATCCGGGAACTCGACCTGCCGGTGCATTTCGCGCACGGAGAGGAATGGATCACCGAACGCAGCGCCAAGTTCACGACGGACGGGCTCCACGCGGAGATGGCCGAGGCAGGCCTGCGGCCACGGCAGCTCTGGTCCGACCCTGACGCCGGCTTCACCCTCACGCTGGCCACGGTGCGCTGACACACGCCGGCGGACACGTGGCGTCGACATCGGTGGCCCGGCGCGGGAGGTGCCGGGCCACCGATGTCGCGGTTCGGCCGCCAGCTAGGGTCTCCTCGGTGGTGATCTCGCTCTCCTCGCGAATGGAGACTGGAGCTAATAAGCTATGCCTATGTCTGAACTCGCGAGCGAACGCTACACCGACCGCATCGCCGCCGGGCCGCTCGTCCTCGTGCAGGAGGTCTTGAACACCCGCCCCGCCGGCAAGCCCGCGCTCGAGGACCTGCTCTCGACACCGGAGGCCGCGACGTCGTGGCTCGCCGGCGCGCTGGCCGAATGGAGTCGGCGCACCGAGGTGGAGGCGCCGACGATCGAGGTCGACGAGGCGGGGCTGGCCCGGCTCCAACAGCTGCGCGCGTCGCTGCAGATGACGGTGTCGGGCGCGGTGCGCGACACTCCGGTGCGGTCCGCGCCGAAGGGGGTGAGCGGCGCGCTGGAGGTGCGGATCGACGCCGACGGCGTCTTCTCGGTGGCGCCGCGCGGCAAGGACGTCGGGTGGGTCGTCGCGGCCGTGCTCAACGAGATCACGAACGCGCAGCTGACGGGTACCTGGCGTCGCCTGAAGATGTGCCGCAACCAGGTCTGCTCGGTCGCGTTCTACGACGGCACGAACCCCAACAACGGCGTCTGGCACGACGTACGCATCTGCGGCAACGCCGTGAACCTGCGGGCCTCGCGGGCCCGTCGGGCGGCCACGCGCGCCTAGGGCGCCGCAGGCCACCCGACCGACGGGCCGTCTGCTCAGCCCTTCGCCGCCCGGCAGGAGCCCCACAGCGCACCGGGATTGATGCGCGACGGGTGGCGCTCCAGCATGTAGGCGTAGAGCTCGAGGGTGCTGCCCGTGCGGCGCACCCCGGTGTTGAAATCGAGGATGTAGCGACGGGTCTCCTCGATGTGACGCGGATCGTCGTCGGCGGCCGGATCCTTGTGGCCCGCGACGATCGCGGTCGGCGCCAGCGCCTCGACCGTGTCGAGAGCCCTCAGCCACTCGTCCCGCCCGTCCGCGTCCGAGGCCGCGAGCATGAGGTGCACGTTGTTGTAGATCACGTCGCCGGCGACGATCAGGCCCAGGTCGGGCACGTGCAGGCAGGTGGTGTTGTCGCTGTCGGTGTGCCCCAGGCGGACCGGGCGGACCTCCGCGCCGCCCACGGTCAGGACCTCACCTTCGAGCGGTTCGGCGAGTACGAGTCGCTCGGGGATCTGCTCGGGGAACCAGGCCCGCCAGACCGCCTTGAGGACCTCGGGCGAGGACTGGTACGCCATGTCCTCGACGACCTCGGGCAACGCGAAGGCGCGAGCACCCGGGTACTGCTCCAGAACGGCTCCGAGACCGAACCAGTGGTCCCCGTGGCCGTGCGTGACGTACACGCTCGTCACCGGGGCGTCACGCTCACCGAGCCAGCGCAGCAGGCCCTCGGACTGCGCGGTCGTGAACAGCGGATCCACCAGCAGCGCCTCTCCCCCGTTCGAGATGAGGATGCTCGACGTCGGCGACCAGGCACGCTCGCTCTGATCGGGCGGCACGTCCGCGTTGGTGGTCGGCATGCCGTCCGCGATGTGCACGGCGTAGGTCAAGGCGTTCGACGTCATAAGTGGACTCCTCGGATTCTCGGATGGTCACGCGGCGCGATGACATTGACATAAGCATAGACCCCATGCTTACGTCATACTGCTCGCGCCGGCCGAGAATCCCGAGAGCCACCGGCTCCGGTTTCGTCGCCGCAAGAGAGCGATCGTCAAAGGAGACATGAGATGAACAGCCCAGCGACGCAGGCGCCGACCGCGGTGCTCGTCCACGGATATCTGGACGACGGCCCCATCTGGAACAGCGTCCGAGCCGCCCTCGACGAGCAGTCGATCCCGTCGATCGCGTTCGAGCTCGCCGGCATGGGTGGGCGCGCCTCGGACCAGGGGCCGTTCACGCTCGCCCGCTGGGCCGACGACCTGGAGAGCCTCGTACGCGCGACGGAGGGTCCCGTCGTGCTCGTCGGCCACAGCATGGGAAGCCAGATCGCCGAGCTCGTCGCCACCCGCCTGGCCGGGCAGGTGCGCTCCCTCGTGCTGGTCAACCCGATTCCGCTGGCGGGCACCCACCTGCCTCCGGAGCAGCTCGCCGCCTTCCAGGCACCGGATCTCTCACTCGACGCGCAGCGCGCCTTCCGCGCCTCGCTCGCCACCGCCTTCCCGGCCGAGGAGAACGACCGGCTCGCCCAAGTGGCCCTGCACGTCGACCCGTCGACGATCGCCGACACGGCGACGGCCTGGAACGACGGCCACCCGGACGGACAGCAGCCCAGCAAGTTCCCCGGGAGCGTCACCGTCCTGCGGGGCGAGAACGACCCCTTCGTCACGGACGAGATCGTCTCCGCGTACGTCACGCCCCGCTTCCCCGGCGCCGCCACGCATCTGATTTCCGGCGCAGGTCACTGGGCGCACGCCGAGAACCCGGCCGCGGTCGCCGCCGTCATCACCGCGGTCGTCGAGGAGAGCGCGTCGTACGTCACCGACGGCCGCCCGGCCAAGGCCTGGACGGCCGCGTTCGAGCAGCGCACCCAGGAGTCCTTCGCGGCGGCGCTCTCGCCGAACGTGCGGATGGAGGCGAGCGCGCTCGCCAAGCCGGTCGAGCGCAAGGAGCACGTCGAGGCTCTCATGACCGCGGTGAGCTCCGTGTACGAACGGCTCGAGTTCGTCCGAAAGGCGCAGGACGGTCCGCGGACGTATCTGGAGTGGGAGGCCGCCGCGTTCGGTGGCTTCCCGATGAAGGGGATCACGATCCTCACGCGTGATGACGAGGGGCTCATCACGGAGATCGCCATCCACCACCGGCCCATCGGCGCCGTGGTGCAGATCAACGCGAAGATCGGTGGCCCCCTCGTCGAGGCCGGCCTCGTCCCCGCCGAGTACTTCGACTTCACGGAAGGCAAGTGACCATGACGGAACGCATCGACGTGGAGTTCACGGCGGACGGGGGCGTGACCCTGCGCGGCTGGCTCTACCTGCCGGACGCCGAGGGCCCGCGCCCCGCGATCACGATGGCGCACGGATTCGGCGCCAACCGGGAGATGGGCCTCGACCCGTACGCACGCAAGTTCGCCGACGCCGGCTTCGTGGTCCTCATCCACGATCACCGCACGTTCGGCGCGAGCGACGGCGAGCCCCGCAATGACGTCGACCCGTGGCGTCAGATCGCGGACTGGCGCCGCGCGATCAGCTTCCTGGAGGCCCGGCCGGAGGTCGACGCGGAGCGCATCGGCGTATGGGGTTCGAGCTTCGCGGGCGGCCACGCGATCGTGCTCGGCGCGACCGACGTACGGATCAAGGCCGTGGTGTCGCAGGTGCCCACCATCAGCGGCTTCGAGCAGTGGCAGCGCAAGGTCCCGCCGGAGCGCGTCGCCGCTTTCGAGCTCGCCCAGGCCGACGCCGAACGCGCCCTGGCCGCCGGCGGTGACCTGCCGTACCAGACCTCCATCGGCGACGATCCCACCGACCCGGCCCTGTACAACAGCCCGGACGCGGTGCGCTTCTACCGTGACCTGGTTCCGCCGGGCCGCGAGCACAACACGGTGACGACGCGTTCCAGCCGGGCCGCTCGGCTGTACGAGCCGGGCGTATGGATCAACCGGATCTCGCCCAAGCCGCTCATGATGATCGTGGAGACCGGCGAGACGGTGATCCCGACCGACATCCAACTGACCGCTTTCGAGCGGGCGTTGGCGCCGAAGGAACTGGTACTGCTGCCCGGCGGGCACTTCGACGCCTACAAGGTGCACTTCGAGGAGTCCAGCGACGCCGCACTGTCGTGGTTCCGGACCCACCTCGACCCGGCCACGGTCCCTACGGGCT
Above is a window of Streptomyces griseorubiginosus DNA encoding:
- a CDS encoding DUF6083 domain-containing protein, with the protein product MCVSRDGAVRATFRPRRHRCGVLTGTFTRMRCSSTPWHRDGSPAVSHFRRSLRVEHDSPSRLLRCAQRDRCRECGNPVEWYERSFARPVCLHPREVSAVKVPSAHRWHVSSGVAHPAGDGSAWCRLAHAHVCPAREALPETSELDGLRRVLALNTRRLINSGAFTPGAPPSRPTAQPAACRPARPVVQLLYVRYLAAHPVDEIQCVAQTRRRDRCTQRLLPPGETPVGVWTLVPATAGRGQLALPCEVMALYDLSALPYAEQLRWRMQRCSAHAAIPSAADLALADWEPFDPMLHHAHIHNRLPDHVRHPRRTHHKHGTGMP
- a CDS encoding helix-turn-helix transcriptional regulator; this encodes MTIFPPDPDFEALRLELARLRAAQGWSYDELAARSGLARRTLIEIEQGRTLGTLKTWHALAHALNTPLDELFGTLCEGHEPPGSTDADL
- a CDS encoding CGNR zinc finger domain-containing protein, which gives rise to MSELASERYTDRIAAGPLVLVQEVLNTRPAGKPALEDLLSTPEAATSWLAGALAEWSRRTEVEAPTIEVDEAGLARLQQLRASLQMTVSGAVRDTPVRSAPKGVSGALEVRIDADGVFSVAPRGKDVGWVVAAVLNEITNAQLTGTWRRLKMCRNQVCSVAFYDGTNPNNGVWHDVRICGNAVNLRASRARRAATRA
- a CDS encoding MBL fold metallo-hydrolase, with the protein product MTSNALTYAVHIADGMPTTNADVPPDQSERAWSPTSSILISNGGEALLVDPLFTTAQSEGLLRWLGERDAPVTSVYVTHGHGDHWFGLGAVLEQYPGARAFALPEVVEDMAYQSSPEVLKAVWRAWFPEQIPERLVLAEPLEGEVLTVGGAEVRPVRLGHTDSDNTTCLHVPDLGLIVAGDVIYNNVHLMLAASDADGRDEWLRALDTVEALAPTAIVAGHKDPAADDDPRHIEETRRYILDFNTGVRRTGSTLELYAYMLERHPSRINPGALWGSCRAAKG
- a CDS encoding alpha/beta hydrolase, with translation MNSPATQAPTAVLVHGYLDDGPIWNSVRAALDEQSIPSIAFELAGMGGRASDQGPFTLARWADDLESLVRATEGPVVLVGHSMGSQIAELVATRLAGQVRSLVLVNPIPLAGTHLPPEQLAAFQAPDLSLDAQRAFRASLATAFPAEENDRLAQVALHVDPSTIADTATAWNDGHPDGQQPSKFPGSVTVLRGENDPFVTDEIVSAYVTPRFPGAATHLISGAGHWAHAENPAAVAAVITAVVEESASYVTDGRPAKAWTAAFEQRTQESFAAALSPNVRMEASALAKPVERKEHVEALMTAVSSVYERLEFVRKAQDGPRTYLEWEAAAFGGFPMKGITILTRDDEGLITEIAIHHRPIGAVVQINAKIGGPLVEAGLVPAEYFDFTEGK
- a CDS encoding alpha/beta hydrolase, whose amino-acid sequence is MTERIDVEFTADGGVTLRGWLYLPDAEGPRPAITMAHGFGANREMGLDPYARKFADAGFVVLIHDHRTFGASDGEPRNDVDPWRQIADWRRAISFLEARPEVDAERIGVWGSSFAGGHAIVLGATDVRIKAVVSQVPTISGFEQWQRKVPPERVAAFELAQADAERALAAGGDLPYQTSIGDDPTDPALYNSPDAVRFYRDLVPPGREHNTVTTRSSRAARLYEPGVWINRISPKPLMMIVETGETVIPTDIQLTAFERALAPKELVLLPGGHFDAYKVHFEESSDAALSWFRTHLDPATVPTGS